In a single window of the Pandoraea pulmonicola genome:
- a CDS encoding fimbria/pilus outer membrane usher protein, producing MATLAPDAFGLDATSDTSDPHGMSNAPNMLPHSSSPSLPPLPSPPGRSSRLDGRYVLEVVVNGHANGYLAPFERRSGRWFVRAGDLRALGLRADALPQSDAAKVALDTLDGIRATYDATHQTLALQVDDGWLTPYRLGGTRRRVVEATANTGLVVNYDGYLQRDRFTRASVWSEVRGFWPGGTVRQTGIVEHSRWRRGYRRYDTWWQHDDPTRLTTWTAGDLITGSLAWTRSLRIAGLQWRRNFSLRPDLVTFPVPALRGSAVVPSSVDLYLDGVRRMGGHVPPGPFVIQEAPGLTGDLQASLVTRDALGREQITTVPLYIDPRLLARGLSSFSVEAGLPRDQYGLRSFSYRHSPVASVAARYGVTDTLTLETQAQAGKRLALGGAGALMAIGQAGVISLSAAVSGGMGSGAQWSAGYQYLSRRFGIDMQMIRTTGRYRDIASLDGVPAPRASDRASLSMPVGRNSTASLAWFAQRSPGQAATRVLSASLSLPATARGMLSIGGFRDFARRGAHGVFAMLSVLLGGGALGSASVTQQDGRTQAWAAASRTPDYGGGWGWQVLGGHAFAQRTVQAEVQYLGRHGQVSALAQQVGKQAGAALGMTGALVVVDDSLHATRRTYDAFALVSTDGRGDVPVLRESVPVGRTDSRGYYLVPDLNGFEAARIGIDPMHLPADLEVLTTERRIVPQAGSGVLVRFPVRRYRAALVTLVDDTGAPLRPGTAVRHVQTGFVTVVGYDGEVFIDTLAPRNTLESRDARQRCRVSFDAASPPEGRIARIGPLACVAFGTLADDRVQTPGPTVAGGRS from the coding sequence ATGGCCACCCTGGCGCCTGACGCCTTCGGGCTCGACGCCACGTCCGACACGAGCGATCCGCACGGTATGTCGAATGCACCGAACATGCTGCCACACTCGTCCTCGCCTTCGCTCCCACCATTGCCATCGCCACCCGGCCGATCGTCGCGACTCGACGGACGCTACGTCCTGGAGGTCGTCGTCAACGGCCATGCCAATGGATACCTCGCGCCGTTCGAACGACGGTCAGGCCGATGGTTCGTACGCGCGGGCGACCTGCGTGCGCTGGGCCTGCGCGCCGATGCCCTGCCGCAGAGCGACGCCGCCAAAGTCGCGCTCGATACGCTGGACGGCATTCGGGCCACCTACGACGCCACTCACCAGACGCTCGCGCTGCAAGTCGACGACGGCTGGCTCACACCCTACCGGCTCGGCGGCACCCGGCGACGCGTCGTCGAAGCCACCGCCAACACCGGCTTGGTCGTCAACTACGACGGATATCTGCAACGCGATCGGTTCACGCGCGCCTCGGTGTGGAGCGAAGTCCGCGGTTTCTGGCCGGGCGGCACGGTGCGTCAGACCGGCATCGTCGAGCATTCACGCTGGCGGCGCGGCTACCGTCGCTACGACACATGGTGGCAACACGACGACCCAACCCGGCTCACGACCTGGACGGCGGGCGACCTCATCACCGGCTCGCTCGCGTGGACCCGATCGTTGCGCATCGCCGGGCTGCAGTGGCGGCGCAACTTCAGCCTGCGCCCCGATCTGGTCACGTTTCCCGTGCCCGCGTTGCGTGGCAGCGCGGTCGTGCCCTCGTCCGTCGACCTCTATCTCGACGGCGTGCGGCGCATGGGCGGACACGTGCCTCCCGGCCCCTTCGTCATCCAGGAGGCGCCTGGACTCACGGGCGATCTGCAGGCCAGTCTCGTCACACGCGACGCGCTGGGCCGCGAGCAGATCACCACCGTGCCGCTCTATATCGATCCGCGATTGCTCGCGCGGGGTCTGTCGAGCTTCTCCGTCGAAGCCGGCCTGCCGCGCGATCAATACGGCTTGCGGTCGTTCTCCTATCGTCACTCCCCCGTCGCCTCGGTAGCGGCCCGCTACGGCGTGACCGACACCCTCACGCTGGAGACGCAGGCACAGGCCGGCAAACGCCTTGCACTTGGTGGCGCGGGCGCGCTGATGGCCATCGGCCAGGCCGGTGTGATAAGCCTCTCGGCGGCCGTCTCCGGCGGCATGGGCAGCGGTGCGCAGTGGAGCGCCGGCTATCAGTATCTGTCCCGGCGCTTCGGGATCGACATGCAGATGATTCGGACCACTGGGCGCTATCGCGATATCGCGTCGCTCGACGGTGTGCCCGCCCCGCGCGCCAGCGACCGGGCCAGCCTTTCGATGCCGGTCGGCCGCAACAGCACGGCGTCGCTCGCCTGGTTTGCACAGCGCTCCCCCGGTCAGGCCGCCACGCGCGTGCTCTCCGCGAGCCTGTCGCTGCCGGCCACCGCGCGCGGCATGCTGTCCATCGGCGGCTTCCGCGACTTCGCACGGCGCGGCGCGCACGGGGTCTTCGCCATGCTCAGCGTGCTCCTCGGCGGCGGCGCCTTGGGCAGCGCCTCGGTCACGCAGCAGGACGGCCGGACGCAGGCCTGGGCCGCAGCCAGCCGCACGCCGGACTACGGCGGCGGCTGGGGCTGGCAGGTGCTTGGCGGGCACGCCTTCGCGCAACGCACCGTGCAGGCGGAAGTGCAGTATCTCGGCCGTCACGGCCAGGTCTCCGCGCTTGCCCAGCAAGTCGGCAAACAAGCGGGCGCGGCACTCGGAATGACCGGGGCGCTCGTTGTCGTCGACGACAGTCTTCATGCAACGCGACGCACCTACGATGCCTTCGCGCTGGTGAGCACCGACGGTCGCGGCGACGTGCCCGTGCTGCGCGAGTCGGTGCCCGTCGGCCGCACGGACTCGCGCGGCTACTATCTCGTGCCCGACCTGAACGGCTTCGAAGCGGCACGCATCGGCATCGACCCCATGCATCTGCCGGCCGACCTCGAAGTGCTGACCACCGAGCGCCGCATCGTCCCCCAGGCCGGAAGCGGCGTTCTGGTGCGATTCCCCGTGCGGCGCTATCGCGCGGCGCTCGTCACTCTGGTCGACGACACCGGCGCGCCCCTGCGGCCCGGCACGGCGGTGCGCCACGTGCAGACGGGTTTCGTGACGGTGGTCGGGTACGACGGAGAGGTCTTCATCGACACACTCGCGCCGCGCAACACACTCGAATCGCGCGATGCGCGACAACGATGCCGTGTGTCGTTCGACGCCGCTTCGCCGCCCGAAGGCCGCATCGCCCGCATCGGACCGCTGGCGTGTGTGGCATTCGGCACGCTCGCCGACGACCGGGTCCAGACGCCCGGCCCTACCGTAGCTGGAGGCCGGTCGTGA
- a CDS encoding spore coat U domain-containing protein, with protein sequence MRAKRAPRERAGDAHTTPVMLAALCAAATLTCASPHASAQTCSVGTPSLAFAAFSPISGAALSATGTLPVSCTWPLLGGNPNVKLCLALNASQPLVLTNAGKGINFGLFIDPAFSNAWGKAASNVIAVTMVRNVLGGTVTQNVNFYGRIAPAQTTVSTDGSSNTVYARAFSAADTSLQYASYPALSPEPACGSAMTAAPGMPFTANVTVINNCTIGATNITFATQSTLASPVASSGTLSVQCTNNDAYRVSLSGGRLGTVIARTMTGPTGAGIGYQLYLDGGYTTIWGDGTAGTSQLTAVGTGLLQSIPVYARVPSQSTPAPGVYTDAVTATIQF encoded by the coding sequence ATGCGAGCAAAGCGAGCACCACGCGAGCGTGCAGGTGACGCACACACCACGCCGGTCATGCTCGCCGCGCTGTGTGCCGCCGCCACGCTGACGTGCGCGAGCCCACACGCCTCGGCGCAAACATGCTCGGTCGGCACCCCCAGCCTCGCATTCGCCGCGTTCAGTCCGATCTCGGGCGCGGCGCTTTCGGCCACCGGCACGCTCCCCGTGTCGTGCACATGGCCACTGCTCGGCGGCAATCCGAACGTGAAGCTCTGTCTCGCGCTCAACGCCAGTCAGCCGCTCGTACTCACGAATGCGGGCAAAGGCATCAATTTCGGACTCTTCATCGATCCCGCGTTCTCCAACGCGTGGGGCAAGGCGGCGTCCAATGTGATCGCCGTCACGATGGTGCGCAATGTGCTGGGCGGTACGGTGACGCAAAACGTCAATTTCTACGGACGCATCGCGCCGGCGCAAACGACCGTATCGACCGACGGCAGCAGCAACACCGTGTACGCGCGCGCGTTTTCGGCGGCGGATACCAGCCTGCAATACGCGTCGTATCCGGCGCTATCGCCCGAGCCGGCATGCGGGAGCGCTATGACGGCGGCGCCCGGCATGCCGTTTACCGCCAACGTGACCGTGATCAACAACTGCACCATTGGAGCGACGAACATCACTTTCGCCACGCAGTCGACATTGGCAAGCCCCGTGGCGAGCAGCGGCACGCTGTCGGTGCAATGCACGAACAACGATGCGTACCGTGTGAGCCTGTCGGGTGGACGGCTCGGCACCGTCATCGCGCGCACCATGACGGGACCGACGGGCGCCGGCATCGGCTATCAGTTGTACCTGGACGGCGGCTACACGACGATCTGGGGCGACGGCACGGCGGGCACATCGCAACTGACGGCCGTCGGCACGGGACTCCTGCAGTCCATTCCGGTCTACGCCCGCGTGCCCTCGCAATCGACACCGGCGCCCGGCGTCTACACGGACGCTGTCACGGCCACGATCCAGTTCTGA
- the astA gene encoding arginine N-succinyltransferase, producing the protein MRVVRLARQDDLPALLKLAELAGPGMTSFKPDRAALEARLARVAATLDGQAPTAEQGYLFVMEDVETGEIAGVCGLEAAVGLEQPFYTYRKDTIVHASRELNVWSRMLTLSLSNDLTGYSELCSLLLDPAWRGHGNGALLSKARFLFMAQFPERFGPQVCAELRGYFDDDGQSPFWRSLGQHFFKIDFDQADYLTSIGKKSFVAELMPKYPIYVDFLSPQAQAAIGVTHRDTLPARRLLEQEGMRSGTHVDIFDSGPVLEARVADLRAARDSRYLSVNIVDPAASQNGGAAPLPAVPAGEAYLVARLGLASFRATLITGRPERRAFAMTPLAAKALGVEQGDRVQVLPLKPPRADAI; encoded by the coding sequence TTGCGGGTGGTGCGTCTGGCGCGCCAGGACGATCTGCCCGCGCTGCTCAAGCTCGCCGAGCTGGCCGGGCCGGGCATGACGTCGTTCAAGCCCGATCGGGCGGCGCTCGAAGCGCGGCTGGCGCGCGTCGCGGCCACGCTCGACGGGCAGGCGCCCACGGCCGAGCAGGGGTATCTGTTCGTCATGGAGGATGTCGAGACGGGGGAGATCGCCGGCGTGTGCGGCCTGGAGGCGGCTGTCGGGCTGGAGCAACCGTTCTATACGTATCGGAAGGACACGATCGTGCATGCGAGTCGCGAACTGAACGTCTGGTCGCGCATGCTCACGTTGTCGCTCTCGAACGACCTCACCGGTTACAGCGAGCTGTGTTCGCTGCTGCTCGATCCCGCGTGGCGCGGCCATGGCAACGGCGCGTTGCTCTCGAAGGCGCGCTTTCTGTTCATGGCGCAGTTCCCCGAGCGTTTCGGGCCGCAGGTGTGCGCGGAACTGCGCGGCTATTTCGACGACGACGGCCAAAGCCCGTTCTGGCGCTCGCTCGGCCAGCATTTCTTCAAGATCGATTTCGATCAGGCGGATTACCTCACGTCCATTGGCAAGAAATCGTTCGTCGCCGAGCTGATGCCGAAGTACCCCATCTATGTCGACTTCCTCTCGCCGCAGGCGCAGGCGGCCATCGGCGTGACGCATCGCGATACGTTGCCTGCACGCCGGCTGCTCGAGCAGGAGGGCATGCGCTCGGGGACGCACGTCGACATCTTCGACAGCGGTCCGGTGCTCGAGGCCCGCGTAGCCGATCTGCGCGCGGCGCGCGACAGCCGCTATCTCAGTGTGAACATCGTGGACCCTGCCGCCAGCCAGAATGGTGGCGCAGCCCCCTTGCCGGCTGTCCCCGCCGGCGAGGCGTATCTGGTGGCGCGCCTGGGGCTGGCGAGTTTCCGGGCCACGCTGATCACGGGCCGTCCCGAACGGCGCGCGTTCGCGATGACGCCGCTGGCGGCGAAGGCGTTGGGCGTCGAGCAGGGCGATCGCGTGCAGGTGCTCCCGCTCAAACCACCACGCGCCGACGCGATCTGA
- a CDS encoding aspartate aminotransferase family protein gives MSQSIPVTRQTFDDVMVPNYAPAQMVPVRGEGSRMWDQEGREYVDFTGGIAVNALGHAHPELVKVIEEQARKVWHIGNGYTNEPVLRLARALTEATFADKAFFCNSGLEANEAALKLARRYAYDHAAERGGKEKSEIISFYNSFHGRSLFTVSVGGQAKYTEGFGPLPAGIMHLPYNDLKTVEATLSDATAAVIVEPVQGEGGVLPADPAFLKGLRTLCDKHGALLIFDEVQTGVGRTGTLYAYEQYGVTPDILTTAKALGNGYPIGGILTTSKIAASFSPGTHGCTYGGNPLATAIAGRVLELINTADTLNGVKTRHDYFIKGIEAINARHGVFESVRGMGLLIGAVLKPAFAGRAKDIVVEAEKNGLMLLVAGGDVVRFAPSLNIPFADIDAGLASLDKAVATVAATAKAA, from the coding sequence ATGAGCCAGTCCATTCCCGTGACCCGCCAGACGTTCGACGACGTGATGGTCCCCAATTACGCTCCCGCCCAGATGGTGCCGGTGCGCGGCGAAGGCTCGCGCATGTGGGATCAGGAAGGTCGCGAGTATGTCGATTTCACCGGCGGCATCGCGGTGAACGCGCTGGGCCACGCCCACCCGGAACTGGTGAAGGTCATCGAGGAGCAGGCGCGCAAGGTCTGGCACATCGGCAACGGCTATACGAACGAGCCTGTGCTGCGCCTGGCCAGGGCACTCACCGAGGCGACCTTTGCCGACAAGGCGTTCTTCTGCAATTCGGGGCTCGAAGCCAATGAGGCCGCGCTCAAGCTCGCGCGCCGCTACGCATACGATCACGCCGCCGAGCGCGGCGGCAAGGAAAAAAGCGAGATCATCTCGTTCTACAACTCGTTCCACGGCCGTTCGCTGTTTACGGTGAGCGTGGGCGGTCAGGCCAAGTACACCGAAGGTTTCGGTCCGCTGCCGGCCGGCATCATGCATCTGCCGTACAACGATCTGAAGACGGTCGAAGCGACCCTCTCGGACGCCACGGCCGCCGTGATCGTCGAGCCGGTGCAGGGCGAGGGCGGTGTGCTGCCCGCCGATCCGGCCTTCCTCAAGGGCCTGCGTACGCTGTGCGACAAACACGGTGCGTTGCTCATTTTCGACGAAGTGCAGACGGGCGTCGGCCGCACGGGCACGCTCTACGCCTACGAACAGTACGGCGTGACGCCCGACATCCTGACCACGGCCAAGGCGCTGGGCAACGGCTATCCGATCGGCGGCATTCTCACCACGAGCAAGATTGCGGCGAGTTTCTCGCCGGGCACGCACGGCTGCACGTACGGCGGCAACCCGCTTGCCACGGCCATCGCCGGGCGCGTGCTCGAGCTGATCAACACGGCCGACACGCTCAACGGCGTGAAGACTCGTCACGATTACTTCATCAAGGGCATCGAAGCGATCAACGCGCGTCATGGCGTGTTCGAGTCCGTGCGCGGCATGGGCCTGCTCATCGGTGCGGTGCTCAAGCCGGCATTCGCGGGCCGCGCGAAGGACATCGTCGTGGAAGCCGAGAAGAACGGTCTGATGCTGCTGGTGGCGGGCGGTGACGTGGTGCGTTTTGCGCCGTCGCTGAACATTCCGTTCGCCGACATCGACGCGGGTCTCGCGTCGCTCGACAAGGCGGTCGCAACGGTGGCGGCGACGGCGAAAGCCGCCTGA
- a CDS encoding amino acid ABC transporter ATP-binding protein produces the protein MIVVNNLQKQYGDAHVLRGISCRIEESEVVCVIGPSGSGKSTFLRCLNGLEEVSGGEVLVNGFHVEDPKTDMNAMRASVGMVFQRFNLFPHMSVLENLILAPMQVTGIKRAEAEIIAEQLLRKVGLIDKIDAFPNQLSGGQQQRVAIARALAMKPTVMLFDEPTSALDPELVGEVLEVMKSLAEEGMTMVVVTHEMGFAREVSDRVLFIDQGVIMEEGAPEQIFSAPKHERTREFLRKVL, from the coding sequence GTGATCGTCGTCAATAACCTGCAGAAGCAGTACGGCGATGCGCACGTGCTGCGCGGCATTTCGTGCCGCATCGAAGAGAGCGAAGTCGTTTGCGTGATTGGCCCGTCGGGCTCTGGCAAGAGCACGTTCCTGCGTTGCCTGAACGGACTCGAAGAGGTGAGCGGCGGGGAAGTGCTCGTCAACGGCTTTCACGTGGAAGACCCGAAGACGGACATGAACGCCATGCGCGCGAGCGTGGGCATGGTGTTCCAGCGCTTCAACCTGTTCCCGCACATGTCGGTGCTCGAGAACCTGATTCTGGCGCCGATGCAGGTGACCGGCATCAAACGTGCCGAAGCGGAGATCATCGCCGAGCAACTGTTGCGCAAGGTCGGCCTGATCGACAAGATCGACGCTTTCCCGAACCAGCTCTCGGGTGGTCAGCAGCAGCGCGTGGCGATTGCCCGCGCGCTCGCGATGAAGCCCACCGTCATGCTGTTCGACGAACCGACCTCGGCGCTCGACCCGGAACTCGTGGGCGAGGTGCTCGAAGTCATGAAGTCGCTTGCCGAAGAGGGCATGACGATGGTGGTCGTCACCCACGAAATGGGCTTTGCCCGTGAAGTCTCCGATCGCGTGCTCTTCATCGATCAGGGCGTGATCATGGAAGAGGGCGCGCCGGAACAGATCTTCTCGGCGCCCAAGCACGAGCGCACGCGCGAATTCCTGCGCAAAGTCCTGTAA
- a CDS encoding amino acid ABC transporter permease, with amino-acid sequence MGGFQWNIISEYMPLFVEGTLMTLKCTVICVIVGTFLGLVLGVGRLAEARHGFYKYFLRYAVQYPVRFYVSFFRGTPLFVQILLIHFALMPMLINPSGGLIVSGEFAREIRSQYGAFMSAVLAISLNAGAYVSEIFRAGIQSIDRGQAEAARSLGMTYMQTLRKVVLPQAFRRMLPPLGNNAIAIVKDSSLASAIGLAELAYAARTVSGAYARYWEPYLTISLIYWVITLVLSAFVQHLELRYGKGDRRQ; translated from the coding sequence ATGGGTGGGTTCCAGTGGAACATCATCAGCGAGTACATGCCCCTGTTTGTCGAGGGCACGCTGATGACGCTCAAGTGCACGGTGATCTGCGTGATCGTCGGCACGTTCCTCGGGCTCGTGCTCGGCGTCGGCCGTCTGGCCGAAGCGCGTCACGGCTTCTACAAGTATTTCCTGCGCTACGCGGTGCAATATCCGGTGCGCTTCTACGTCAGCTTCTTCCGCGGCACGCCGTTGTTCGTGCAGATCCTGCTGATCCACTTCGCGCTCATGCCGATGTTGATCAACCCGTCGGGCGGCCTTATCGTCAGCGGCGAATTCGCGCGTGAAATCCGCTCGCAATACGGCGCGTTCATGTCGGCCGTGCTGGCCATTTCGCTGAACGCCGGCGCCTACGTCTCGGAGATCTTCCGCGCGGGTATCCAGTCGATCGATCGCGGCCAGGCCGAAGCGGCCCGCTCGCTGGGCATGACCTACATGCAGACGCTGCGCAAGGTGGTGCTGCCGCAGGCGTTTCGCCGCATGCTGCCGCCGCTGGGCAACAACGCCATCGCGATCGTGAAGGACTCGTCGCTGGCCTCCGCCATCGGCCTGGCCGAACTGGCGTATGCGGCGCGCACCGTGTCCGGCGCCTACGCACGTTACTGGGAGCCGTATCTGACGATTTCGCTCATCTACTGGGTGATCACGCTGGTGCTGTCGGCATTTGTTCAACATCTGGAATTGAGGTACGGCAAAGGTGATCGTCGTCAATAA
- a CDS encoding basic amino acid ABC transporter substrate-binding protein, protein MLTKRLVLAAACFLTTFAAVPAAQAADPTYTVGAGGTYRPFEFETPQKELVGFDIDVIKAVGKAGGFNVKLISTPWEGIFATLDQGDRDIIISGITITDKRREMVDFSAPYFPADQVIITSPGAKVAGLADLKKLQVGVVNSSTGDIAVSEELGKASTAIRRFDNTPLMLEELYRGGVDAAVGDVGVIKFYIKSHPEKPFKLVYDNKFKRQYFGIAVKKGNKVALDKINTGLKKIVADGTYAKIYKQWFDADVPTLPQQ, encoded by the coding sequence ATGTTGACCAAGCGCCTCGTGCTGGCCGCCGCCTGTTTTCTGACGACCTTCGCCGCGGTGCCGGCAGCGCAGGCCGCCGATCCCACTTACACCGTGGGCGCCGGCGGTACGTATCGCCCGTTCGAGTTCGAAACCCCGCAAAAGGAACTGGTGGGTTTCGACATCGACGTGATCAAGGCGGTCGGCAAGGCTGGCGGGTTCAACGTGAAGCTGATCAGCACGCCGTGGGAAGGCATCTTCGCAACCCTCGACCAGGGCGATCGCGACATCATCATTTCCGGCATCACCATTACCGACAAGCGCCGTGAAATGGTCGACTTCTCGGCGCCGTACTTCCCGGCCGACCAGGTGATCATCACGTCGCCGGGCGCCAAGGTCGCCGGACTGGCCGATCTGAAGAAGCTGCAAGTGGGCGTGGTCAACTCGAGCACGGGCGACATCGCCGTGTCGGAAGAACTGGGCAAGGCGAGCACCGCCATCCGTCGCTTCGACAACACGCCGCTCATGCTCGAAGAGCTCTATCGCGGTGGCGTGGACGCCGCCGTGGGCGACGTCGGCGTGATCAAGTTCTACATCAAGAGCCATCCGGAAAAGCCGTTCAAGCTCGTCTACGACAACAAGTTCAAGCGTCAGTACTTCGGTATTGCGGTGAAGAAGGGCAACAAGGTGGCGCTCGACAAGATCAATACGGGTCTGAAGAAGATCGTGGCTGACGGCACCTACGCCAAGATCTACAAGCAGTGGTTCGACGCCGACGTGCCGACGCTGCCGCAACAATAA
- the ilvB gene encoding biosynthetic-type acetolactate synthase large subunit — MKLDLTLPAAETATGAVAQPVAPLSAKGADLIARTLVEIGVDTVFCYPGGANLEMLDALSRVDVALVRTEHEQGSVFGAQGYARATGRLGVCLATSGPGATNLVTGIADAASDSVPVLAITGNVATHWLGKNAFQEVDIVAVTKPVTKLARQVREARDIPAALREAAACALAGRPGPVLLDFPKDIQQARPDQPTDKRFTAPVPAGMSDETAERIAALLANSERPVVYAGGGVIASGTGAQLVALAEALDCPVALTMMGLGAMPDDHPLLLGPLGMHGAYAANVAVNEADLVLALGVRFDDRVIGDPASFARHAKIVHIDVDAAEIGKNKPVTLGVHADLRDAFVGLLAHAKRREVPQWHAYLRERREAHPLRAAPGEAQGADSQSGDVLTGVEVITALAALLPPEAVVTTGVGQHQMWAMQHLRLRKPRTFLSSAGFGTMGFGLPAAIGAKVALPDVPVIDIDGDGSLNMSVNELSTCRRYGLGVKVLVINNQWLGMVRQWQDMIYARNRVASSLVDPNVPDGADDGRPYPDFVTIAAGYGVAGARVTRAADLPAALERMLADPSEPYLLDVLVAREDDVYPMIPAGKSYRDVVFGPGQAAGPIAAGAF; from the coding sequence ATGAAACTCGACCTGACTCTGCCCGCTGCCGAAACCGCGACCGGTGCCGTCGCCCAGCCCGTTGCTCCGCTGTCCGCCAAAGGTGCGGACCTGATTGCGCGCACCCTGGTCGAGATTGGCGTCGACACGGTGTTCTGCTATCCGGGCGGGGCCAATCTCGAGATGCTCGATGCGCTCTCGCGGGTGGACGTCGCACTGGTGCGCACGGAACACGAGCAGGGTTCGGTCTTTGGCGCGCAGGGCTACGCACGCGCCACGGGCAGGCTGGGTGTTTGCCTGGCGACCTCGGGCCCCGGCGCGACCAACCTCGTGACCGGGATCGCGGACGCCGCCAGCGATTCCGTGCCGGTCCTTGCCATCACTGGCAACGTGGCAACGCACTGGCTGGGCAAGAACGCGTTCCAGGAGGTCGACATCGTGGCCGTCACCAAGCCGGTGACGAAGCTCGCCCGGCAGGTGCGCGAAGCGCGCGACATCCCGGCGGCGCTGCGCGAAGCCGCCGCGTGTGCGCTGGCCGGGCGTCCCGGTCCCGTGTTGCTCGATTTCCCGAAGGACATTCAACAGGCCCGCCCGGATCAGCCGACCGACAAGCGTTTCACGGCGCCGGTGCCGGCCGGCATGAGCGACGAGACGGCCGAGCGCATCGCGGCATTGCTGGCAAATAGCGAGCGACCCGTCGTCTACGCCGGTGGCGGCGTCATCGCGTCGGGCACCGGTGCGCAACTGGTTGCGCTGGCCGAAGCGCTCGACTGTCCGGTCGCACTCACGATGATGGGATTGGGCGCGATGCCGGACGATCACCCGCTGTTGCTCGGGCCGCTCGGCATGCACGGCGCCTATGCCGCCAATGTGGCGGTCAACGAGGCAGATCTCGTACTCGCGCTCGGCGTGCGTTTCGACGATCGGGTCATTGGCGATCCGGCGTCGTTCGCGCGTCACGCGAAGATCGTGCACATCGACGTCGATGCGGCCGAGATCGGCAAGAACAAGCCCGTCACCCTGGGCGTGCATGCCGATCTTCGCGATGCGTTCGTCGGTCTGCTCGCCCACGCGAAGCGCCGCGAGGTGCCGCAGTGGCATGCCTATCTGCGCGAGCGCCGCGAGGCGCATCCGTTGCGCGCCGCTCCCGGTGAGGCTCAGGGCGCGGATTCGCAAAGCGGCGACGTGCTTACGGGCGTGGAGGTCATCACGGCGCTGGCCGCGCTGCTGCCGCCCGAGGCCGTGGTGACCACGGGCGTGGGGCAGCACCAGATGTGGGCGATGCAGCACCTGCGCCTGCGCAAGCCGCGCACCTTTCTGTCGAGCGCCGGCTTTGGCACGATGGGCTTCGGCCTGCCGGCGGCCATCGGCGCCAAGGTCGCGCTGCCGGACGTGCCGGTGATCGACATCGACGGCGACGGCAGCCTCAACATGTCGGTCAACGAGCTCTCGACGTGCCGGCGCTATGGGCTTGGCGTGAAGGTGCTGGTCATCAACAACCAGTGGCTGGGGATGGTGCGTCAGTGGCAGGACATGATCTACGCCCGTAACCGCGTGGCGTCCTCACTGGTCGACCCCAACGTGCCCGACGGTGCCGACGACGGCCGGCCGTATCCGGACTTCGTGACCATCGCCGCGGGTTACGGTGTGGCCGGCGCACGCGTGACGCGCGCGGCGGACCTGCCGGCAGCCCTCGAGCGCATGCTGGCGGACCCGAGCGAGCCGTATCTGCTCGATGTGCTGGTGGCCCGCGAGGACGACGTCTATCCGATGATTCCCGCAGGCAAGAGTTATCGTGACGTGGTCTTCGGACCGGGGCAGGCGGCCGGGCCCATCGCCGCGGGCGCGTTCTGA
- a CDS encoding peroxiredoxin, with the protein MKRWLGMTAVAAILGITAWCFIPAHAALKNGAQAPDFATQASLGGQVFTFSLADALKKGPVVLYFYPAAFTTGCTIEAHDFAEATDTFKSLGATVIGVSHDNIETLNKFSVSECRSKFAVAADTDQHIMRAYDAVLALKPDLANRVSYVIAPDGKVIYSYVSLNPEKHVANTLDAVRKWRAAHPS; encoded by the coding sequence ATGAAACGTTGGTTAGGAATGACCGCAGTCGCCGCCATCCTGGGTATCACGGCCTGGTGTTTCATCCCCGCTCACGCAGCCCTCAAGAACGGCGCGCAGGCCCCTGACTTCGCGACTCAGGCGTCGCTCGGCGGGCAGGTCTTCACATTTTCCCTCGCCGATGCCCTGAAGAAGGGCCCGGTCGTGCTGTACTTCTATCCGGCCGCCTTCACCACCGGCTGCACCATCGAAGCGCATGATTTCGCCGAAGCGACCGACACGTTCAAATCGCTGGGCGCGACCGTGATCGGCGTTTCGCACGACAACATCGAGACGCTCAACAAGTTCTCCGTGTCGGAATGCCGCAGCAAGTTCGCCGTGGCCGCCGACACCGACCAGCACATCATGCGCGCCTACGACGCCGTGCTGGCCCTCAAACCCGATCTGGCCAACCGCGTCTCGTACGTCATCGCCCCCGACGGCAAGGTGATCTACAGCTACGTGAGCCTCAATCCCGAAAAGCACGTCGCCAACACGCTCGATGCCGTGCGCAAGTGGCGCGCCGCCCATCCTTCGTGA